A genomic window from Triplophysa dalaica isolate WHDGS20190420 chromosome 24, ASM1584641v1, whole genome shotgun sequence includes:
- the rps27l gene encoding 40S ribosomal protein S27-like: MSVVSHMSDVFGNPAVSRGKLQRYECENYQLSTMPLARDLLHPSFDFERRQHKKKRLVQCPNSYFMDVKCPGCYKITTVFSHAQTVVLCVGCSTVLCQPTGGKARLTEGCSFRKKQH; this comes from the exons ATGTCAGTTGTTTCCCATATGAGCGACGTGTTTGGCAACCCTGCAGTCAGTCGAGGAAAGCTGCAGAGATACGAATGCGAAAATTATCAACTTTCAACAATGCCT CTGGCCAGAGATCTGCTCCACCCGTCCTTTGATTTTGAGAGAAGAcagcacaaaaagaaaagacTTGTGCAATGTCCTAACTCTTACTTTATGGATGTAAAATGTCCAG GTTGTTATAAAATCACAACTGTGTTTAGTCACGCACAGacagttgtgttgtgtgtgggaTGTTCCACGGTGTTGTGCCAGCCCACCGGAGGGAAGGCCAGGCTGACTGAGG gATGCTCCTTCAGAAAAAAGCAACACTGA